A window of Cyprinus carpio isolate SPL01 chromosome A6, ASM1834038v1, whole genome shotgun sequence genomic DNA:
ATGTCTGCTCTGTTCGGCCCTTGAATGTATTACACAGCTTTGGGCTGAAGTGCAGGGTTTGAGTGTCCTATTCCATTGCAACTTCAGACTGTGATTGCAGTTCAAGTTGTCCATGCGAATGGAGTAGATTTACATGCAATTAATACGCTACATACATGTGCTGTTTCTTTCTAGCGCACGGTGCAGAAAAACGCCAAATACGTTTGCCTGGCAAACAAAAACTGTCCCGTGGATAAAAGACGGCGAAATCGATGCCAGTATTGCCGATTTCAAAAGTGCCTGGTCGTAGGGATGGTAAAGGAAGGTAATATCAAgcactttttctgttttattaatatccAAGGTTTCGTTAAAATGATGCACGTTACACTGTATTATCACAGAGATGTGGTCTAATATTGCTGTGCAATTTATataaccaaaatatattttttacagttgtgAGAACAGCCAGTTTAAAAGGACGAAGAGGTCGCCTCCCCTCCAAACCTAAAAGTCCGCAGGACATTCCAGTCTCTATGACACACGTCAACCTCCTGAACGCCCTAGTGAGAGCGCACATAGACTCCAACCCTTCTATGGCCAGACTGGACTACTCTAAAGTAAGCATCAAACATAGTGTAAAGCGTTAAGTTTTAATGAATGAAGTAATGTTTTAACAACTCTTCAACATTCATTTAACAGCAGAATTTTAGTAGTCATaagtttaatttacaaaaaaattataagagGGTCAAGCTGCCTTTCTTTTTGTGTTAAATTCTAGTTTCAGGCGAGTCCAGAGTATCATAGTAGAGGAGATGAATCTCTGCACATTCAGCAGTTCTACGATCTTCTCACTGCTTCAATGAGCATCATTCGCGGATGGGCCGAAAAAATCCCCGGATTTTCTGACCTGCCCAAATGCGACCAGGAACTGCTTTTCGAGTCAGCCTTCCTTGAACTTTTTGTGCTGCGTCTGGCTTACAGGTAAACAGACCTAATCCCAACGGACtcgctgtttttattttattttaagaaacgcAAATAATCACTTTAACAATTTCTTTCAGATCTAACCTGCCAGAGGACAAACTTATTTTTTGCAATGGAGTGGTTTTACACAAGCTGCAGTGCGTGCGAGGCTTTGGGGAGTGGATCGACTCTATCGTCGAGTTTTCTTCCAACCTTCATAACATGAGCATAGACGTCTCTGCCTTCTCCTGCATAGCTGCTCTCACCATAGTTACAGGTAAGACAAGTCTGACCTTTTCCAAGTGATGCACAGAATATACAGCGTGCTTCACCTCTGACGGACTGTTTCCCATCTCCATAGAGAGACACGGACTAAGAGAGCCCAAGAAAACAGAGGACCTTCAAAACAAGCTCATAAActgtctgaaggatcaggtgtcCTGCAGTGGTGAATTGTCTAAACTGCTGGAGAAGCTGCCGGAGGTGCGCGCGCTGTGCACGCAGGGACTGCAGCGCATCTTTTACTTGAAACTGGAGGATTTGGTTCCCACGCCTGCGGTCATTGACAAACTCTTTCACGATAGCTTACCGTTCTGAACAATCGGCTGAACTGCGGCAGATTCATAAAACCTTCATGATTTCTCCATGTGGCGGACTTGAAGAAGTGATATTGCCGGatggtatttttatttgatttttaagttTGAAGCACGGCTGGCTGCAGGGGACAAAAGTGAACAGCCCTGTTCGAGACAACCGCGGAGGAAATGATATCAATAGAATATTCAAAACATTGAGAATGAAATTATTGTGGAGAGAAAAGGACTATCTTATGCCTGTTTAAAGTGTATTCAGTTATATACTGAGAAAAATGCGGTGTGTTGGAAATGTGTTTGTATTGTTACGCGTCATATTGTTTGTTACCTGCAAAGCATTTATAAACAACTTCTCATGTGTCATGCAAGATGTAGCCTAATGATTTAAGGGATCAAAATCATTTTGACAAGGTACTTTAACCACTAGCCAGTtaagtcattttgcattattgtactGAGTGAACAGGAGGATTTTTTAAACTGTGCAacatttcagatttcagaatggATAAAAGCATATAGAGCACGTTTTTGTGTTTATGGATTCATTAGtgaattttattgttattaagatatgaaacgcttttttttttacagttcagaAAGTTTGCATGGAATTCGATTTGAGCTATTAACATTCTCCAGCACTTTGTATTAATTTCATATTGAAATAATGTCCGAGGTTTACGTGCAACTGGATTAAAATTCTTAACATTATCCTTATATATTTCAGATCATTGTTTTCTATGATGTTATGGTTTTTGCACTGCATTCTATGTTAAGCTTCTCTAGTGTATTGCTGAATAAACCTAACTATTATACATTTCTCTTGTTTTTTGTCAATATGATTTAGACTACTTGTGTTCTATTAAATTTTCGAATTTGCTTACGAAAgcttttgaaagatttttcatTCTAGTAAAGTATTTCATAGTCTATACATTTCATTAATTCCTGAAATTCCAAATTTTCGATGGCAACATTTGTAGGCGGCATTTCTTCAAAAgagatttatgatttattgggaccAAAAGGAGGAATGTCTTGCGAAAAATTGCTAATAAAATTGCCTCAtattgtttgaaagaaaaaaagaaagaatgtttttttgtttttgtttttttacgaaaaataaaatcattta
This region includes:
- the LOC109105968 gene encoding nuclear receptor subfamily 4 group A member 2-like isoform X1; this encodes MPCVQAQYGTSPPGASPASQSYSYSTSGEYNCDFLTPEFVKFSMDLTNAEIAVTSSLPNFSTFVDTYSSSYDVKPPCLYQMSHSGDQLSIKVEEIPAHSYHQQQHHHHQPHQAEESQPHTGTIYYKPSSPNISQSPSFPAPPHHTWEDSGSLQSFHQNYLATSHMIDQQRKNAMSRLFSFKQSPVDTPMSSCQMRFDGSLHVSMGPETPGAHRALDSFALPASPRRQHAVSLSHSLNVGHPFLESPVGSPPARGSPSSEGLCAVCGDNAACQHYGVRTCEGCKGFFKRTVQKNAKYVCLANKNCPVDKRRRNRCQYCRFQKCLVVGMVKEVVRTASLKGRRGRLPSKPKSPQDIPVSMTHVNLLNALVRAHIDSNPSMARLDYSKFQASPEYHSRGDESLHIQQFYDLLTASMSIIRGWAEKIPGFSDLPKCDQELLFESAFLELFVLRLAYRSNLPEDKLIFCNGVVLHKLQCVRGFGEWIDSIVEFSSNLHNMSIDVSAFSCIAALTIVTERHGLREPKKTEDLQNKLINCLKDQVSCSGELSKLLEKLPEVRALCTQGLQRIFYLKLEDLVPTPAVIDKLFHDSLPF
- the LOC109105968 gene encoding nuclear receptor subfamily 4 group A member 2-like isoform X2; amino-acid sequence: MDLTNAEIAVTSSLPNFSTFVDTYSSSYDVKPPCLYQMSHSGDQLSIKVEEIPAHSYHQQQHHHHQPHQAEESQPHTGTIYYKPSSPNISQSPSFPAPPHHTWEDSGSLQSFHQNYLATSHMIDQQRKNAMSRLFSFKQSPVDTPMSSCQMRFDGSLHVSMGPETPGAHRALDSFALPASPRRQHAVSLSHSLNVGHPFLESPVGSPPARGSPSSEGLCAVCGDNAACQHYGVRTCEGCKGFFKRTVQKNAKYVCLANKNCPVDKRRRNRCQYCRFQKCLVVGMVKEVVRTASLKGRRGRLPSKPKSPQDIPVSMTHVNLLNALVRAHIDSNPSMARLDYSKFQASPEYHSRGDESLHIQQFYDLLTASMSIIRGWAEKIPGFSDLPKCDQELLFESAFLELFVLRLAYRSNLPEDKLIFCNGVVLHKLQCVRGFGEWIDSIVEFSSNLHNMSIDVSAFSCIAALTIVTERHGLREPKKTEDLQNKLINCLKDQVSCSGELSKLLEKLPEVRALCTQGLQRIFYLKLEDLVPTPAVIDKLFHDSLPF